In one window of Tripterygium wilfordii isolate XIE 37 chromosome 1, ASM1340144v1, whole genome shotgun sequence DNA:
- the LOC119996414 gene encoding uncharacterized protein LOC119996414 yields the protein MKLFVFFLCLFFLIPKSSSSSRWTLQVQNHLKRLNKPPVKSIKSPDGDIIDCVHIYNQPALDHPALRNHTIQMRPSVYPEGALGNMESEKGSKSFTQLWQLNGRCPQGTVPIRRITEEDILRASSIERFGMKKPYTIPQTSPTELGAVQNGHEYAIAYIYGKGAKYYGAKGIINVWKPNTQLGEFSAAQIWVLGGPLEFGKLNSIEAGWQVNPTLFGDNNTRMFIYWTTDGYKSTGCYNLKCPGFVQVSYEMSFGGKVSPISQYGGTQFDIPVNIWKDPEQGNWWLQYGHNKPLGYWPASLFNYLDDSAAAIEWGGEIINQQSGGQHTTTQMGSGHLPGEGFHKAAFFRNLKYVDNTNVFRDPQGLGTFLQQSSNCYDIQKYNGHVWETSFFFGGPGRNPSCP from the exons atgaagttgtttgtatttttcCTGTGTCTATTTTTCTTGATACCCAAAAGCAGTAGTTCTTCTCGATGGACTCTCCAGGTTCAGAATCACTTGAAACGCTTGAACAAGCCTCCCGTCAAATCCATCAAG AGTCCAGATGGAGATATAATTGACTGCGTCCATATTTACAACCAACCAGCTTTGGATCATCCTGCCCTTAGAAACCATACAATTCAG ATGAGACCGAGTGTTTATCCGGAGGGGGCTCTTGGCAACATGGAGTCGGAGAAAGGATCAAAGTCGTTTACACAGTTGTGGCAGTTGAATGGAAGATGTCCACAAGGAACTGTTCCCATCAGAAGAATTACAGAAGAAGACATATTAAGAGCAAGCTCTATTGAAAGGTTTGGGATGAAAAAACCATATACAATCCCGCAAACAAGCCCGACAGAGCTTGGTGCCGTTCAAAATGGTCACGAG TATGCAATTGCTTACATCTATGGAAAAGGGGCCAAGTATTATGGTGCCAAGGGAATTATAAACGTATGGAAACCCAATACCCAACTGGGCGAGTTCAGTGCAGCTCAAATATGGGTGTTGGGAGGTCCACTTGAATTTGGAAAACTCAACAGTATTGAAGCTGGTTGGCag GTTAACCCTACATTATTCGGAGATAACAACACACGCATGTTCATCTATTGGACG ACCGATGGATATAAATCCACGGGTTGCTACAATCTCAAGTGTCCAGGCTTTGTCCAAGTCAGTTATGAAATGTCCTTCGGTGGAAAAGTCAGTCCAATTTCACAGTATGGTGGTACCCAATTTGATATCCCTGTAAACATATGGAAG GACCCAGAGCAAGGTAACTGGTGGTTGCAATATGGGCATAATAAACCGCTAGGATACTGGCCAGCCTCGTTGTTCAATTATCTGGACGACAGTGCTGCAGCGATCGAGTGGGGAGGAGAGATTATAAACCAGCAGTCAGGCGGACAACACACCACAACTCAGATGGGTAGCGGCCATCTCCCTGGAGAAGGCTTTCACAAGGCTGCTTTCTTTAGGAATCTTAAATACGTTGATAACACCAACGTTTTTAGGGATCCTCAAGGGCTTGGGACTTTCCTCCAACAATCATCCAATTGCTATGATATCCAGAAATACAATGGTCACGTCTGGGAAACCTCCTTTTTCTTCGGCGGTCCTGGTAGAAATCCTAGTTGTCCATGA
- the LOC119996421 gene encoding uncharacterized protein LOC119996421, whose amino-acid sequence MAMKLCIFFMCLLFSTPRSSSSSQWTVQVRNHLKRLNKPPVKSIKSPDGDIIDCVHIYDQPALDHPSLRNHTIEVTTFSMRPSVYPGGPLGYMELEKGSKSFTQLWQLNGRCPQGTIPIRRISKEDILRASSIERFGMKKPNTIPHTSPTDIGPKENGHEYSIAYITGNGAKYYGAKGSLNVWKPIIQEPVEFSLAQTWVVAGPVDIGKLNSIESGWQVYPAQYGDNNPRVFIYWTKMNIRQSDGYQSKGCYNLMCPGFVQVSHEIALGSQILPISEYGGSQFDIQVNIWKDQNQGNWWLQYGNGEPLGYWPGSLFTFLADSATLIEWGGEIVNKQTGGQHTTTQMGSGHFPGEFFHKAAFFRNLKYVDNSNVLRDPQGLATFVKQSPNCYDVKKYRGGPWEYYFYYGGPGRNPNCP is encoded by the exons ATGGCCATGAAGTTGTGCATATTTTTCATGTGTCTACTTTTCTCGACACCCCGAAGCAGTAGTTCTTCTCAATGGACTGTCCAGGTTCGCAATCACTTGAAACGCTTGAACAAGCCTCCCGTCAAATCCATCAAG AGTCCAGACGGAGATATAATTGATTGCGTCCATATCTACGACCAACCAGCTTTGGATCATCCTTCCCTCAGAAACCATACAATTGAGGTCACTACCTTCTCT ATGAGACCAAGTGTTTATCCGGGGGGGCCTCTTGGCTACATGGAGTTGGAGAAAGGATCAAAGTCATTTACACAATTGTGGCAGTTGAATGGAAGATGTCCACAAGGAACTATTCCTATTAGAAGAATTTCAAAAGAAGACATATTAAGAGCAAGCTCTATTGAAAGGTTTGGGATGAAGAAACCAAATACAATACCGCATACAAGCCCGACAGATATAGGTCCCAAAGAAAATGGTCATGAG TATTCAATTGCTTATATCACCGGAAATGGGGCCAAGTATTATGGTGCCAAAGGAAGTCTTAACGTATGGAAACCCATAATCCAAGAACCCGTTGAGTTCAGTTTAGCTCAAACATGGGTGGTGGCAGGTCCAGTTGATATTGGAAAACTGAACAGCATTGAATCTGGTTGGCAG GTCTACCCGGCTCAATATGGAGATAACAACCCTCGCGTGTTCATCTATTGGACC AAAATGAACATACGACAGAGCGATGGATATCAATCCAAGGGTTGCTACAATCTCATGTGCCCAGGCTTTGTCCAAGTCAGTCATGAAATAGCCCTAGGTTCACAAATCCTTCCAATTTCAGAGTATGGTGGTTCCCAATTTGACATCCAAGTAAACATATGGAAG GACCAAAATCAAGGTAACTGGTGGTTGCAATATGGGAACGGTGAACCGCTAGGATACTGGCCAGGCTCATTGTTCACCTTTCTGGCTGACAGTGCTACGTTGATCGAGTGGGGAGGAGAGATTGTAAACAAACAAACAGGCGGACAACACACCACAACACAGATGGGTAGCGGCCATTTCCCTGGAGAATTCTTTCACAAGGCCGCTTTCTTTAGGAATCTCAAATACGTTGACAACTCCAACGTTCTCAGGGATCCTCAAGGACTCGCCACTTTCGTCAAACAATCCCCCAACTGCTACGATGTCAAGAAATACAGGGGTGGCCCCTGGGAATACTACTTTTACTATGGCGGTCCTGGTAGAAATCCTAATTGTCCATGA
- the LOC119999452 gene encoding ferredoxin--NADP reductase, root isozyme, chloroplastic, which yields MAHLAVSQAALAVPVGSDSSSLRRSVLKTYSLGFTDRSWAPALTLDLKLRNASLKNRHVVCMSVQQASRSKVLVSPLELENAKDPPLNTYKPKEPYTATIVSVERVVGSKAPGETCHIVIDHDGNVPYWEGQSYGVIPPGENPKKPGAPHNVRLYSIASTRYGDNFDGKTASLCVRRAVYYDPETGKEDPSKNGICSNFLCNSKPGDKVKITGPSGKIMLLPEDDPNATHIMIATGTGVAPYRGYLRRMFMESVPTFNFGGLAWLFLGVANTDSLLYDDEFTQYLKDHPGHFRYDRALSREQKNKTGGKMYVQDKIEEYSDEIFKLLDNGAHIYFCGLKGMMPGIQDTLKRVAEERGESWEQKLSQLKKNKQWHVEVY from the exons ATGGCTCATCTTGCCGTCTCTCAG GCTGCTCTGGCTGTTCCTGTTGGGAGTGATTCGTCTTCCCTAAGAAGATCCGTTTTAAAG ACATATAGTTTAGGCTTCACAGACAGATCATGGGCCCCGGCTTTAACTTTGGACTTGAAACTAAGGAATGCTTCCTTGAAAAATCGGCATGTAGTCTGCATGTCAGTTCAACAAGCCAGTAGATCTAAGGTTTTGGTCTCGCCTTTAGAACTGGAGAATGCAAAAGATCCCCCTTTGAACACATACAAACCCAAAGAACCGTACACTGCGACCATTGTTTCTGTTGAGAGAGTTGTAGGTTCAAAAGCTCCTGGAGAGACTTGCCACATTGTGATTGATCATGATGGGAATGTTCCTTACTGGGAAGGACAAAGTTATGGTGTAATTCCTCCT GGGGAGAACCCTAAAAAGCCAGGGGCTCCACATAATGTTCGCCTTTACTCAATTGCATCAACCAGATATGGAGACAATTTTGATGGCAAGACTGCTAGTTTATGTGTTCGTCGTGCTGTCTACTATGACCCTGAGACTGGAAAAGAGGACCCCTCAAAGAATGGTATATGCAGCAATTTCCTTTGCAACTCGAAGCCTGGAGATAAAGTGAAGATCACAG GCCCCTCTGGCAAGATAATGCTTCTACCTGAAGATGACCCAAATGCTACACACATAATGATTGCGACTGGCACAGGCGTCGCTCCTTATAGAGGCTATCTCCGACGCATGTTCATGGAGTCTGTACCTACATTCAACTTTGGTGGCCTTGCCTGGCTTTTCCTCGGGGTAGCCAATACCGACAGTCTTCTCTACGACGACGAGTTCACCCAATATCTTAAGGACCATCCCGGTCACTTCCGATACGACAGGGCACTCAGTAGAGAACAAAAGAACAAGACCGGGGGCAAGATGTATGTTCAAGACAAAATTGAGGAATACAGTGATGAAATCTTCAAACTTTTGGACAATGGGGCTCATATTTATTTCTGCGGGCTCAAGGGTATGATGCCTGGAATCCAAGATACATTGAAGAGAGTTGCAGAAGAGAGAGGGGAAAGCTGGGAACAGAAGCTTTCACAACTGAAAAAGAACAAGCAGTGGCATGTGGAAGTCTATTGA
- the LOC119999395 gene encoding nuclear transcription factor Y subunit A-7-like isoform X3 has translation MIEFAVCVQYVLMTSSVHDLSEDSETDEQLKHSETQIESSSPTPGLVHPAIANANVPYATTPQLGAGQPMVQFQLMGIQQAGVPLPSDAVEEPVFVNAKQYHGIMRRRQSRAKAESENKVIKSRKPYLHESRHLHAVRRARGCGGRFLNSKKSEDQQPEAATGDKSQPTINLNSEKSAIASSDATS, from the exons ATG ATTGAGTTCGCGGTTTGTGTGCAGTACGTCCTTATGACTTCATCTGTGCATGATCTTTCTG AGGATAGTGAAACAGACGAGCAGCTAAAACACTCAGAAACTCAGATTGAATCTTCATCCCCTACCCCTGGTCTGGTTCACCCTGCAATCGCAAACGCAAATGTTCCTTATGCAACAACTCCACAACTTGGAGCAGGGCAGCCTATG GTTCAATTTCAGTTAATGGGAATTCAGCAGGCTGGAGTTCCATTGCCATCAGATGCTGTTGAAGAGCCTGTATTTGTAAATGCAAAACAATATCATGGTATCATGAGGCGTCGACAATCCCGTGCAAAAGCTGAATCAGAAAATAAAGTTATCAAGTCTCGTAAG CCATACTTGCATGAATCTCGACATTTGCACGCTGTAAGAAGAGCTAGAGGATGTGGTGGTCGGTTCCTCAATTCGAAGAAGTCTGAGGACCAACAACCAGAGGCAGCAACAGGTGATAAGTCACAACCCACTATCAACCTTAACTCAGAGAAAAGTGCTATTGCTTCTTCAGATGCCACATCTTGA
- the LOC119999395 gene encoding nuclear transcription factor Y subunit A-7-like isoform X1: MIEFAVCVQYVLMTSSVHDLSEDSETDEQLKHSETQIESSSPTPGLVHPAIANANVPYATTPQLGAGQPMAPTTYPYPDPYYRSIFAPYDSQPSYPPQSYGGQPMVQFQLMGIQQAGVPLPSDAVEEPVFVNAKQYHGIMRRRQSRAKAESENKVIKSRKPYLHESRHLHAVRRARGCGGRFLNSKKSEDQQPEAATGDKSQPTINLNSEKSAIASSDATS; encoded by the exons ATG ATTGAGTTCGCGGTTTGTGTGCAGTACGTCCTTATGACTTCATCTGTGCATGATCTTTCTG AGGATAGTGAAACAGACGAGCAGCTAAAACACTCAGAAACTCAGATTGAATCTTCATCCCCTACCCCTGGTCTGGTTCACCCTGCAATCGCAAACGCAAATGTTCCTTATGCAACAACTCCACAACTTGGAGCAGGGCAGCCTATG GCACCAACCACTTATCCCTATCCCGATCCCTACTATAGAAGCATATTTGCACCCTATGATTCGCAGCCATCGTATCCTCCGCAGTCTTATGGTGGGCAACCAATG GTTCAATTTCAGTTAATGGGAATTCAGCAGGCTGGAGTTCCATTGCCATCAGATGCTGTTGAAGAGCCTGTATTTGTAAATGCAAAACAATATCATGGTATCATGAGGCGTCGACAATCCCGTGCAAAAGCTGAATCAGAAAATAAAGTTATCAAGTCTCGTAAG CCATACTTGCATGAATCTCGACATTTGCACGCTGTAAGAAGAGCTAGAGGATGTGGTGGTCGGTTCCTCAATTCGAAGAAGTCTGAGGACCAACAACCAGAGGCAGCAACAGGTGATAAGTCACAACCCACTATCAACCTTAACTCAGAGAAAAGTGCTATTGCTTCTTCAGATGCCACATCTTGA
- the LOC119999395 gene encoding nuclear transcription factor Y subunit A-7-like isoform X2 produces MTSSVHDLSEDSETDEQLKHSETQIESSSPTPGLVHPAIANANVPYATTPQLGAGQPMAPTTYPYPDPYYRSIFAPYDSQPSYPPQSYGGQPMVQFQLMGIQQAGVPLPSDAVEEPVFVNAKQYHGIMRRRQSRAKAESENKVIKSRKPYLHESRHLHAVRRARGCGGRFLNSKKSEDQQPEAATGDKSQPTINLNSEKSAIASSDATS; encoded by the exons ATGACTTCATCTGTGCATGATCTTTCTG AGGATAGTGAAACAGACGAGCAGCTAAAACACTCAGAAACTCAGATTGAATCTTCATCCCCTACCCCTGGTCTGGTTCACCCTGCAATCGCAAACGCAAATGTTCCTTATGCAACAACTCCACAACTTGGAGCAGGGCAGCCTATG GCACCAACCACTTATCCCTATCCCGATCCCTACTATAGAAGCATATTTGCACCCTATGATTCGCAGCCATCGTATCCTCCGCAGTCTTATGGTGGGCAACCAATG GTTCAATTTCAGTTAATGGGAATTCAGCAGGCTGGAGTTCCATTGCCATCAGATGCTGTTGAAGAGCCTGTATTTGTAAATGCAAAACAATATCATGGTATCATGAGGCGTCGACAATCCCGTGCAAAAGCTGAATCAGAAAATAAAGTTATCAAGTCTCGTAAG CCATACTTGCATGAATCTCGACATTTGCACGCTGTAAGAAGAGCTAGAGGATGTGGTGGTCGGTTCCTCAATTCGAAGAAGTCTGAGGACCAACAACCAGAGGCAGCAACAGGTGATAAGTCACAACCCACTATCAACCTTAACTCAGAGAAAAGTGCTATTGCTTCTTCAGATGCCACATCTTGA